The Dunckerocampus dactyliophorus isolate RoL2022-P2 chromosome 13, RoL_Ddac_1.1, whole genome shotgun sequence genome window below encodes:
- the lgals3a gene encoding galectin-3: protein MADFSLSDALGDSTPSQAKTQGNTNPSAPANNPPHPSNPGWPTSAPGAPTQPSAPSGYPGGCGPGAPGPFPFPSSPGAPGHYSGPPSAPGGFPSAPGVPGQYPPAPGAPGQYPSGPGAPGQFPGHYPPEGAPGQLPGGPVPYPAGPFPSGPGAPPGPYPNMPLPGNYPPAGNGVYGPGGPGAFPPPAGPGSFPAFPGGGFPPIPPGSWGSAGGGFPPAPGSFGPGLGPAGSYEGPPAPGGMLMVPYDLPLHAGILPRLVITIIGEPLPAANRFHVDFIKGPDVVFHLNPRFIEQTIVRNSNIGGCWGPEERGGIFPFVPGRRFELKILVEEDMFKVAVDGSHLLEYEHRVGGLEDVTLLRVVGDVVLYSASPSMM from the exons ATGGCAGATTTCTCT CTGTCAGATGCTTTGGGAGACAGCACCCCAAGCCAGGCCAAAACACAAGGCAACACCAACCCATCCGCTCCTGCAAACAATCCCCCACATCCTTCCAACCCGGGATGGCCCACCTCTGCCCCCGGAGCTCCCACCCAGCCCTCCGCTCCCTCCGGCTACCCGGGTGGATGTGGTCCAGGGGCTCCGGGCCCGTTCCCATTCCCCTCCAGCCCTGGAGCCCCGGGCCACTACTCGGGACCTCCTTCAGCACCCGGTGGTTTCCCGTCTGCTCCTGGTGTACCTGGACAATATCCTCCAGCGCCAGGGGCTCCAGGGCAGTATCCCTCAGGTCCCGGAGCGCCAGGCCAATTCCCAGGGCACTACCCACCTGAAGGAGCTCCAGGACAGCTCCCCGGAGGCCCAGTTCCTTATCCAGCTGGACCGTTCCCCTCTGGTCCTGGAGCTCCTCCTGGGCCTTATCCAAACATGCCTCTCCCTGGTAACTACCCCCCAGCGGGTAACGGCGTGTACGGACCTGGGGGTCCCGGTGCTTTCCCTCCTCCAGCCGGTCCAGGCTCTTTCCCGGCATTCCCCGGTGGAGGCTTTCCCCCTATTCCTCCAGGCTCTTGGGGGTCTGCGGGTGGAGGTTTCCCACCTGCCCCAGGCTCCTTCGGTCCTGGTCTCGGCCCAGCGGGTTCGTATGAGGGGCCCCCTGCTCCAGGAGGCATGCTG ATGGTGCCATATGATCTCCCACTCCATGCGGGAATTCTTCCCCGTCTTGTCATCACAATCATCGGGGAGCCTCTTCCTGCTGCCAACAG GTTCCACGTTGACTTCATCAAAGGTCCAGACGTGGTCTTTCACTTAAATCCTCGATTTATCGAGCAGACGATTGTTAGAAATTCCAACATCGGCGGATGTTGGGGTCCAGAGGAAAGGGGCGGCATTTTCCCGTTTGTTCCAGGTCGACGTTTTGAG CTGAAGATCCTGGTGGAGGAGGACATGTTCAAGGTGGCCGTGGATGGCAGCCACCTGCTGGAGTACGAGCACCGTGTGGGTGGCCTGGAGGACGTCACCCTGCTGCGGGTGGTCGGTGACGTTGTCCTCTACAGCGCGTCGCCCAGCATGATGTGA